From a region of the Bradyrhizobium diazoefficiens genome:
- a CDS encoding cupin domain-containing protein produces the protein MSLLIAIDTNPDFVPKKAMPAPERLISGNPSFKTWAQDASKGEKVLTGVWEATPGETHSIKGTTFEFCHIISGVIEIEEKGGETKTFRAGDSFVMKPGFVGVWRTIETVRKIYVCHDD, from the coding sequence ATGTCACTTCTGATTGCCATCGACACCAATCCGGATTTTGTACCGAAGAAGGCCATGCCGGCTCCGGAACGGCTGATTTCGGGCAATCCGTCCTTCAAGACCTGGGCGCAGGACGCCTCGAAGGGTGAGAAAGTGCTGACGGGCGTCTGGGAGGCAACCCCCGGCGAGACCCATTCGATCAAGGGCACCACCTTCGAGTTCTGCCACATCATCTCGGGTGTTATCGAAATCGAGGAAAAAGGGGGTGAGACGAAGACTTTTCGCGCGGGCGACAGCTTTGTGATGAAGCCGGGCTTTGTCGGCGTCTGGCGCACGATCGAGACCGTGCGGAAGATCTATGTCTGCCACGATGACTGA
- a CDS encoding glyoxylate/hydroxypyruvate reductase A, whose product MAFLFNSDAARAAIFRQAFARELPDLEFYHSSECFEPEKIRYLITWNAPGDLSRFCNLEMLLSIGAGIDQFKPETIPGHVKLVRMVEEGIVRMMQEYVVLGVLTLHREMLAYRQQQSRGVWQALATPQAPDRRVGFLGLGTLAQAAIDRLKPFGFPLAGWSRSNKKIESVTCFHGDGQLGDFLRETDILVCLLPLTEQTSGILNAQLFSLLPTGARLLHVGRGPQLDQGALIEALDSGRLAAAMLDVTEPEPLPEDHPLWSHPKVIITPHTASVTQPHTAAQSVIENIRRHRAGRNPIGLVDRTLGY is encoded by the coding sequence ATGGCGTTCCTTTTCAATTCCGATGCTGCTCGGGCGGCTATTTTCCGGCAGGCGTTTGCGCGCGAGCTCCCTGATCTCGAATTCTATCATTCCAGCGAATGCTTCGAGCCGGAAAAGATACGGTACCTGATAACCTGGAACGCGCCCGGCGATCTCTCGCGCTTTTGTAATCTGGAAATGCTCCTTTCTATCGGCGCCGGGATCGACCAGTTCAAGCCGGAGACCATACCTGGCCACGTCAAGCTCGTGCGCATGGTCGAGGAAGGCATTGTTCGCATGATGCAGGAATACGTCGTCCTTGGTGTGCTGACGCTCCATCGCGAGATGCTGGCCTATCGGCAGCAGCAGAGCAGGGGCGTGTGGCAAGCGTTGGCAACGCCCCAAGCGCCTGATCGGCGTGTTGGTTTCCTCGGCCTCGGCACGCTGGCGCAAGCTGCGATTGATCGTCTGAAGCCGTTTGGATTTCCGCTTGCCGGGTGGAGCCGCAGCAACAAGAAGATCGAGAGTGTCACCTGCTTCCACGGCGACGGTCAGCTTGGCGATTTTCTGCGAGAAACGGATATCCTCGTCTGTCTTCTTCCCCTGACGGAGCAAACAAGCGGCATCCTGAACGCACAGCTGTTCTCTCTTCTGCCGACGGGAGCAAGGCTGCTGCATGTCGGTCGCGGTCCGCAGCTCGACCAGGGCGCACTCATCGAAGCGCTCGACAGCGGACGTCTCGCCGCAGCGATGCTCGACGTCACCGAGCCCGAGCCGCTGCCGGAAGACCATCCGCTTTGGTCGCATCCGAAGGTGATCATCACGCCGCATACCGCGTCGGTGACGCAACCGCATACGGCCGCGCAATCCGTCATAGAGAACATCCGGCGCCACCGCGCCGGACGAAATCCGATCGGCCTCGTCGATCGAACGCTCGGCTACTAA